A window of the Coprobacter fastidiosus genome harbors these coding sequences:
- a CDS encoding mechanosensitive ion channel family protein codes for MLDLLISGGLPTTVPTPADTTKVVSFFEKLSSASNMSLQQLLEQMVSGIIHISIKILIALVIFWVGKWLMKKIRKFVSGILIRRNVELSLRTFLLSLINISLMLILLVIVIGILGVNTSSFVALFASAGIAVGMALSGTLQNFAGGVMVLLFKPYKVGDYIEAQGQSGTVKEIQIFNTILNTPDNKTIIVPNGGLSTGIINNYSKEGKRRVDWTFGIGYGDDYDKAKEVLSRMLDEDTRVLKDPAYFIALHSLGDSSVNIVVRAWVATSDYWSVYFDMNERVYKEFGKYGLNIPFPQMDVHVIKEQE; via the coding sequence ATGCTTGATTTACTTATTAGCGGAGGTCTCCCGACAACCGTACCGACACCGGCAGACACGACCAAGGTTGTTTCTTTTTTTGAAAAACTTTCCAGTGCTTCCAATATGTCTCTGCAACAATTATTAGAGCAAATGGTCAGTGGAATAATACATATTTCTATAAAAATACTGATCGCTTTAGTCATATTCTGGGTAGGGAAATGGTTGATGAAAAAAATCAGGAAATTCGTTTCCGGCATTCTAATACGAAGAAATGTAGAACTTTCATTACGCACTTTTCTTCTAAGCCTTATCAACATATCGCTTATGTTGATATTACTCGTTATCGTCATCGGTATTCTCGGTGTCAATACTTCTTCATTTGTCGCATTATTTGCATCAGCAGGTATCGCTGTCGGTATGGCATTGAGCGGAACATTACAGAATTTTGCCGGAGGAGTCATGGTACTCCTTTTCAAGCCTTATAAAGTAGGAGATTATATCGAAGCTCAAGGACAAAGTGGAACAGTAAAAGAGATACAAATATTCAATACTATTTTAAATACACCCGATAATAAGACAATCATTGTACCAAACGGAGGACTGTCAACAGGTATTATCAATAATTATTCGAAAGAAGGTAAGCGCCGGGTGGATTGGACTTTCGGTATCGGATATGGTGATGACTACGACAAAGCTAAAGAAGTATTATCTCGAATGCTCGATGAAGATACACGAGTTCTTAAAGATCCGGCATATTTTATAGCCTTACATAGCTTAGGAGATAGCTCTGTAAATATTGTCGTTAGAGCCTGGGTAGCAACTTCAGATTACTGGTCTGTATATTTCGATATGAACGAAAGAGTCTATAAGGAATTTGGGAAATACGGGCTCAATATACCATTCCCGCAAATGGATGTGCATGTTATAAAAGAACAAGAATAA
- a CDS encoding tetratricopeptide repeat protein, with translation MKCILFIVFFMAVFLSVSAQTYNEWIDKSFECIESEDWTGAEKALIGALRVQPANPQNALLLSNLGTIQRKMGKNDEALKSYTNALMITPRSVTLLMNRAALFSEMEKFDDALKDYNQVLMLDDKEEDALYLRGLIRLEKNDTTACRKDFEQLLKINPKSSNARIGLAALMKLRGYYTEAIDLYTQVIRVNPEQTSLYLNRGEAYLLNRRLNKADEDVAKALELDPKDPLVYVLRAKLKLARYEKEDASRDLDRAVSLGFDRKDADILLNKEQSEK, from the coding sequence ATGAAATGTATATTGTTTATCGTTTTCTTTATGGCAGTTTTTTTGTCTGTCTCGGCTCAGACTTATAATGAGTGGATCGACAAATCGTTTGAATGCATCGAGTCGGAAGATTGGACAGGAGCAGAAAAAGCTTTGATCGGTGCATTGAGAGTTCAACCGGCTAATCCGCAGAATGCTTTGTTGCTGTCTAATTTGGGAACTATTCAAAGGAAGATGGGAAAAAACGATGAGGCGCTGAAGTCCTATACGAATGCGTTGATGATTACGCCTCGTTCGGTAACATTGTTGATGAACCGAGCTGCATTATTTTCGGAAATGGAAAAATTTGATGATGCCTTAAAAGATTATAATCAGGTCCTAATGTTAGATGATAAAGAAGAAGATGCTCTCTATTTGAGAGGACTGATTCGATTGGAGAAAAATGACACGACGGCCTGCCGTAAGGATTTTGAACAGCTTCTTAAAATTAATCCGAAAAGTTCTAATGCTCGTATCGGATTAGCTGCATTGATGAAGTTAAGAGGTTATTATACCGAGGCGATAGATCTTTATACGCAGGTAATACGGGTTAATCCCGAACAAACGTCTTTATATTTGAATAGGGGAGAAGCTTACTTATTAAACCGTCGTTTGAATAAGGCCGATGAAGATGTAGCTAAAGCATTAGAGTTAGATCCAAAAGATCCGTTAGTGTATGTTTTGCGTGCTAAATTGAAGTTGGCTCGTTATGAAAAAGAGGATGCGAGTCGAGATTTGGACAGGGCTGTTTCATTGGGTTTTGACAGAAAAGATGCTGATATTCTTTTAAATAAAGAACAATCCGAAAAATAA
- a CDS encoding SPOR domain-containing protein — MLELVRHIEYLLTEHDCVLVPGLGGFVLQYVPARFSEDRKSIQPPGKQITFNSSLSYNDGLLAQSLMRTLDIDYGKAVAMIEHWVDEIKRSFSEPGDSYAFGELGTFVLSDERSLIFEPPASCLFGISAFGLKKLNICPLGQLHKDENVAEPKLRSKKRDVVYIPVNKSFVRQLIAAAAIIILLLMISTPMSEMKTTSDYASLVSSELFENGKDGEIEINDIVSLQQGNDSVIAAENNFSTVQKSEQDNSQVANISDSDVVRPYIVVVATLSGKQAALRQLEQFKQQGVTADLKIYETSKKVRIYIDSFSEKEEAQKFLMTLRNGDSPFSDAWVMSVRR, encoded by the coding sequence ATGTTAGAATTAGTAAGACATATTGAATATTTGCTGACGGAACATGATTGTGTTCTTGTTCCGGGGTTGGGAGGTTTTGTTTTGCAATATGTTCCCGCACGATTTAGCGAGGACCGTAAGTCGATACAACCTCCTGGAAAACAAATAACTTTTAATTCTTCTTTATCGTATAATGATGGGTTATTGGCTCAATCGTTGATGCGAACATTGGATATAGATTACGGAAAAGCTGTGGCAATGATAGAACATTGGGTTGATGAAATAAAACGGAGTTTTTCAGAACCCGGTGATTCTTATGCTTTCGGGGAGTTGGGAACATTTGTCCTTTCAGATGAAAGATCATTGATATTCGAGCCACCGGCATCTTGCTTGTTCGGTATTTCTGCATTCGGATTAAAAAAGTTAAATATCTGTCCGTTAGGTCAGTTACATAAAGATGAAAATGTAGCAGAACCGAAGCTCAGAAGCAAGAAACGTGATGTTGTATATATCCCCGTAAATAAATCTTTTGTTCGACAATTGATCGCAGCTGCGGCTATAATCATTCTGCTTTTAATGATTTCAACTCCTATGTCTGAAATGAAAACGACATCGGATTATGCAAGTCTTGTTTCTTCTGAATTATTTGAAAATGGAAAAGATGGGGAAATAGAAATAAATGATATCGTATCGTTGCAACAAGGGAATGATTCTGTTATAGCGGCCGAAAATAATTTTTCTACGGTACAGAAATCAGAGCAAGACAATTCTCAAGTTGCTAATATATCTGACAGTGATGTTGTGCGTCCTTATATTGTGGTCGTTGCAACACTATCGGGAAAACAAGCTGCCTTGCGGCAATTAGAGCAATTTAAACAGCAAGGTGTAACGGCCGATCTGAAAATATATGAAACTTCTAAGAAAGTTAGAATATATATAGATTCTTTCTCTGAGAAAGAAGAGGCTCAGAAATTTTTGATGACTTTAAGAAATGGTGATTCGCCTTTTTCTGATGCGTGGGTAATGTCTGTGAGAAGATAA
- the feoB gene encoding ferrous iron transport protein B — protein MRLSDLQTGDEAVIVKVLGHGAFRKRITEMGFVRGKKVSVLLNAPLKDPIKYKILDYEVSLRRSEASMIEVLTENEAVDLVSCEDPNVLQNDDVIGKAVVRSGKTINIALVGNPNCGKTSLFNVASGSHEHVGNYSGVTVDAKKGYFNYKGYHFNIYDLPGTYSLSAYSPEELYVRRHIFEQTPDVIVNVVVASNLERNLYLTTELIDMDLSMVIALNMYDELEQSGAVLDYKTLGEMIGVPIVPTVSRSGKGIDNLFDTIIRVYENQDLTVRHIHINHGKVIESGINVLKEELKTDPQIKQHFSPRYLAIKLLEGDKEVESILKDKADYNDLITLRNREVQRISKTLGEDVETAVSNEKYGFISGALKETLIPGDREKARTTHIIDSLVTNKLFGFPIFILLMWVMFEATFKLGAYPMEWIESGVAWIGSLVERYMSDGPLKDLIVDGVIGGVGGVIVFLPNILILYLFISFMEDSGYMARAAFIMDKIMHRIGLHGKSFIPLVMGFGCNVPAIMASRTIESRSSRLITILINPFMSCSARLPIYVLLIGTFFPDHASLVFIGLYLLGIIVAIITARLLRKFLFKKDETPFVMELPPYRIPTAKATLRHMWGKAEQYLKKMGGLILVASIIIWFLSYYPRTSISDTVSETTVEESFVQQQNSYIGRIGQFIEPVLEPLGFNWKVSIALISGTAAKELVVSTIGVLYSEGASDDDATLSAKLTAPNPQTGHPDFTPLIAISFMAFVLLYIPCIATIVAVANEAGSWKWGLFTIIYNTGVAWIVSFLIYNIGKLFI, from the coding sequence ATGCGTTTATCCGATCTGCAAACTGGTGATGAAGCTGTAATTGTCAAAGTTTTGGGACATGGAGCTTTTCGTAAACGTATTACAGAAATGGGATTTGTCAGGGGGAAAAAGGTTTCTGTTTTATTGAATGCTCCGTTAAAAGACCCGATTAAGTATAAAATTTTAGATTATGAAGTTTCTTTAAGAAGAAGTGAAGCTTCTATGATAGAAGTCCTTACGGAAAATGAAGCTGTAGATTTGGTTTCTTGTGAAGATCCTAATGTGCTTCAAAACGATGATGTTATCGGAAAAGCGGTGGTTCGCTCGGGAAAAACGATTAATATAGCGCTCGTGGGGAATCCTAATTGTGGAAAAACCTCTTTGTTCAATGTGGCATCCGGTTCACACGAACATGTGGGAAATTATAGTGGAGTAACGGTCGATGCAAAGAAAGGATATTTCAATTATAAAGGGTATCATTTTAATATTTATGATTTGCCGGGGACATATTCGTTGTCGGCATATTCTCCTGAAGAACTATATGTGCGTCGTCATATATTTGAACAAACTCCCGATGTTATTGTAAATGTCGTTGTCGCTTCTAATTTAGAGCGGAATTTATATCTCACTACCGAGCTTATCGATATGGATCTTAGTATGGTTATCGCTTTGAATATGTATGATGAGTTGGAGCAAAGTGGGGCAGTACTGGATTATAAGACATTAGGTGAAATGATCGGAGTACCTATTGTCCCCACAGTTTCGCGTTCGGGCAAAGGAATCGATAATTTGTTCGATACGATTATTCGGGTATATGAAAATCAAGACTTGACCGTGAGGCATATACATATCAATCATGGGAAAGTAATTGAGTCGGGTATTAATGTGTTAAAAGAAGAATTGAAGACCGATCCTCAAATAAAACAGCATTTCTCACCTCGTTATTTGGCGATAAAACTTCTTGAAGGTGATAAAGAGGTTGAATCTATATTGAAAGATAAGGCAGATTATAATGACTTGATTACATTGCGAAATAGAGAGGTGCAGCGCATTTCAAAAACTTTGGGAGAAGACGTGGAAACTGCGGTTTCTAATGAGAAATACGGATTCATTTCGGGTGCTTTGAAAGAAACCTTAATTCCTGGAGATAGAGAAAAAGCTCGTACCACTCATATAATAGATTCGTTGGTGACGAATAAGCTTTTCGGTTTTCCTATTTTTATTCTACTCATGTGGGTTATGTTCGAAGCAACTTTTAAATTAGGAGCGTATCCGATGGAGTGGATCGAATCAGGAGTTGCATGGATAGGATCTTTGGTGGAAAGATATATGAGTGACGGCCCTTTGAAAGATCTGATTGTGGATGGTGTTATTGGCGGAGTAGGAGGTGTTATCGTTTTTCTTCCGAATATATTGATATTGTATCTTTTTATTTCCTTTATGGAAGACTCGGGATATATGGCTCGGGCGGCTTTTATCATGGACAAGATTATGCATAGGATAGGGTTGCACGGTAAGTCTTTTATTCCGTTAGTTATGGGTTTCGGATGCAATGTTCCTGCAATTATGGCTTCTCGTACGATCGAGAGTCGCAGTAGTCGGCTTATTACTATTTTGATAAATCCTTTTATGTCTTGTAGTGCACGTTTGCCTATATATGTTTTATTGATCGGAACATTTTTCCCCGATCATGCAAGTCTGGTTTTCATAGGACTTTATTTGTTAGGTATCATTGTGGCTATCATTACAGCACGTTTATTGCGGAAGTTCTTGTTTAAAAAGGATGAAACACCTTTTGTTATGGAATTGCCACCTTATCGTATTCCCACGGCAAAAGCTACTTTACGTCATATGTGGGGAAAAGCTGAACAATATTTGAAGAAAATGGGAGGATTGATATTGGTTGCATCTATTATCATCTGGTTTTTAAGTTATTACCCGAGAACTTCTATTTCAGATACAGTATCTGAAACTACTGTAGAAGAAAGTTTTGTTCAGCAGCAAAATTCATATATCGGGAGAATAGGACAATTTATCGAGCCGGTATTAGAACCACTCGGATTTAATTGGAAAGTTAGTATCGCTCTTATTTCCGGTACGGCAGCAAAAGAATTGGTTGTGAGTACTATAGGAGTTTTGTATTCAGAAGGTGCTTCGGATGATGATGCGACACTGTCGGCGAAACTTACTGCACCTAACCCACAAACAGGACATCCGGACTTTACACCATTGATTGCAATTAGCTTTATGGCATTCGTTTTGTTGTATATTCCTTGTATCGCTACAATTGTTGCGGTGGCTAATGAGGCCGGAAGCTGGAAATGGGGATTATTCACAATTATTTATAATACCGGAGTTGCTTGGATTGTCTCTTTTTTGATCTATAATATCGGAAAATTGTTTATATAA
- a CDS encoding FeoB-associated Cys-rich membrane protein, whose amino-acid sequence MNQNIIVGIIGILVALYLLRAIIRFIRKDKKSASCCSCSGCGKKSDCCKDILEGKVSK is encoded by the coding sequence ATGAATCAGAATATAATTGTCGGGATTATCGGTATATTGGTAGCTTTATATTTATTGAGAGCTATTATTCGATTTATTCGTAAAGATAAAAAATCTGCATCTTGTTGTAGTTGTTCGGGTTGTGGAAAGAAGAGCGATTGTTGTAAAGACATATTGGAAGGAAAAGTCTCTAAATAG
- a CDS encoding S8 family serine peptidase, whose amino-acid sequence MMKVKLFFFVIWEILFLVACQENTKKDNEPLIPEDVVPDKLTIEPESIDLKVGESCQLVVKLNGTPLEGNEVQWTSNSSLLDVDDNGKVTAVDYDEFISGLNIKATVKGGQLFAICRVSVHQLYNYKLRLILKDKGRSEYSLSEPERFLSSRAIERRHKQDIDIDDLDLPISKNYLAQIEEIGGTIIAQSKWLKTVCVQCPDEDLIDKYKELPFVEDVIKVWRGKDREQNQDNYEAYPLYIKNIQDYSFENYAEAWENIALHKGQLLHERGFRGEGIDIAVIDAGFINLPQNSVLNNIRIKGARSFIYEDTNPYNTDEHGIGVVACMATDRSGCYVGTAPDAAYWLLRSEDVISGDYPVEEDYWVAAMEYADSVGVDLVNTSLSYIEYEWPFTSYKYEDMDGRTAMPTRAANIAVDKGIFVVCCAGNGGSWVGTPADSPNVLTVGAVTASGNIGSFTAYGMTVDGRMKPDVMSLGSGVSTIDVNGNVVIKSGTSYASPILCGLVACLWQAYPELTNKQLLDILKRSSDRYVDPALPYGYGICDMEKAFYLAEEM is encoded by the coding sequence ATGATGAAAGTAAAGTTGTTTTTCTTTGTTATTTGGGAAATCTTATTTTTAGTGGCTTGTCAGGAAAATACAAAGAAAGACAATGAGCCGCTCATCCCGGAAGATGTTGTCCCGGATAAATTGACGATTGAACCGGAATCTATTGATTTGAAAGTGGGAGAATCTTGTCAATTGGTTGTTAAGTTAAATGGTACTCCATTGGAAGGAAATGAGGTACAATGGACTTCAAATAGCTCTTTACTGGATGTTGATGATAATGGTAAAGTTACGGCTGTTGATTATGATGAATTTATATCGGGTTTGAATATTAAGGCTACAGTAAAAGGAGGGCAACTTTTTGCTATATGTAGAGTCTCTGTGCATCAACTATATAATTATAAGTTACGTTTAATTCTTAAAGATAAAGGTCGTTCGGAGTATTCGTTGAGTGAACCTGAAAGATTTTTATCGTCCCGGGCGATTGAGAGGCGACATAAACAAGATATTGATATTGATGATTTAGACTTACCCATTTCAAAAAATTATCTGGCTCAAATAGAAGAAATCGGAGGAACTATTATTGCTCAAAGCAAGTGGCTAAAGACTGTTTGTGTGCAATGTCCTGATGAAGATTTGATTGATAAATATAAAGAACTGCCTTTTGTTGAAGATGTCATAAAAGTCTGGAGAGGTAAAGATAGAGAACAGAATCAAGATAATTACGAGGCCTATCCGTTATATATAAAAAATATACAAGACTATTCTTTCGAAAATTATGCCGAGGCATGGGAGAATATTGCGCTTCATAAAGGGCAACTTTTACACGAGAGAGGATTTAGGGGAGAAGGTATAGATATTGCGGTTATTGATGCAGGCTTTATAAACCTTCCGCAAAATTCTGTTTTAAACAATATTAGAATTAAGGGGGCTAGATCTTTTATATATGAAGATACAAATCCTTATAATACAGATGAACATGGAATCGGTGTTGTTGCTTGTATGGCGACTGATAGATCGGGATGTTATGTAGGGACAGCTCCGGATGCTGCCTATTGGTTGTTGAGATCAGAAGATGTTATATCTGGAGATTATCCTGTTGAAGAAGATTATTGGGTGGCAGCAATGGAATATGCCGATAGTGTAGGGGTCGATTTAGTAAATACTTCATTATCATACATTGAATATGAATGGCCTTTTACTTCTTACAAATACGAAGATATGGATGGACGTACGGCAATGCCGACACGTGCAGCGAATATAGCTGTAGATAAAGGTATTTTTGTCGTATGTTGTGCCGGCAATGGAGGAAGTTGGGTCGGGACTCCTGCAGATTCTCCGAATGTACTTACTGTAGGGGCGGTTACGGCATCCGGTAATATCGGTTCGTTTACCGCTTATGGGATGACTGTTGACGGGCGGATGAAACCCGATGTCATGTCTCTAGGTTCTGGAGTATCGACTATCGATGTAAACGGGAATGTGGTTATTAAAAGCGGGACATCGTATGCAAGTCCTATCCTGTGTGGATTAGTCGCTTGTTTGTGGCAAGCTTATCCCGAATTGACGAATAAACAGTTATTGGATATTCTAAAAAGATCTTCCGATAGATATGTTGATCCTGCATTACCTTATGGATATGGAATATGTGATATGGAAAAGGCTTTTTATTTGGCTGAAGAAATGTGA